Proteins from a single region of Chryseobacterium scophthalmum:
- the argH gene encoding argininosuccinate lyase encodes MKKIWQKDDNATNILVNKFTVGKDLDFDERLAKYDVQGSMAHCKMLAEVGIISSEESKQMLSVLGEILEDIENGTFEIDKTAEDIHSQVESILIEKLEDTGKKIHTARSRNDQVLLDIKLYLVDEIREITALTDEFFQILIKLADQHKNILLPGYTHLQIAMPSSFGLWFGAYAEALLDDIEMLFSVKNIINKNPLGSAAGYGSSFPIDRESTTYNLGFQSMNYNSVYAQMTRGKSEKMLSMAMANLAGTLGKFSYDVCLYLSQNFDFISFPKEFTTGSSIMPHKKNPDIFELVRARCNRIQSLPNEFILLTTNLPSGYHRDMQLTKEILFPAIDSLKECLEILGYTLPNIQVKDGILEDEKYKYLFSVEKINEEVKNGSSFRDAYVKVGQEIENNEFDFEIGNLNHTHQGSIGNLCLDKIEYQFNKLKNKLLG; translated from the coding sequence ATGAAAAAAATATGGCAAAAAGATGACAATGCCACCAATATATTAGTCAACAAATTTACAGTCGGGAAAGATCTTGACTTTGATGAACGTCTGGCGAAATACGATGTTCAAGGTTCGATGGCGCATTGTAAAATGTTGGCAGAAGTGGGAATTATTTCCAGTGAAGAATCAAAGCAGATGTTATCTGTTTTGGGAGAGATTTTAGAAGATATCGAAAATGGAACTTTTGAAATCGATAAAACTGCGGAAGACATTCACTCGCAGGTTGAATCTATCTTAATTGAAAAATTAGAAGATACAGGAAAGAAAATTCATACGGCGCGTTCTAGAAATGATCAGGTTTTATTAGATATTAAATTGTATTTGGTTGATGAAATTCGTGAAATTACAGCGTTGACAGACGAATTCTTTCAAATATTAATCAAACTGGCGGATCAGCATAAAAATATTTTGCTTCCAGGTTATACGCATTTACAGATTGCGATGCCTTCATCGTTTGGATTATGGTTTGGAGCGTATGCAGAAGCGTTGTTAGATGATATCGAAATGCTATTTTCGGTTAAAAATATCATTAATAAAAATCCACTGGGTTCTGCTGCAGGATATGGTTCGTCTTTCCCGATTGACCGTGAGAGTACGACTTATAATTTAGGTTTCCAGTCGATGAATTATAATTCGGTTTATGCTCAAATGACGCGTGGAAAGTCAGAGAAAATGTTGTCTATGGCAATGGCAAATTTGGCAGGAACGTTAGGTAAATTTTCTTATGATGTTTGTCTGTATTTAAGTCAGAATTTTGATTTTATCAGTTTTCCTAAAGAATTTACAACGGGAAGCAGCATTATGCCTCACAAGAAAAATCCGGATATTTTTGAGCTGGTTCGTGCTCGTTGCAACAGAATTCAGTCGTTACCGAATGAGTTTATTTTGTTAACAACTAATCTTCCATCAGGCTATCATCGAGATATGCAGCTGACGAAGGAAATTCTTTTCCCGGCAATCGATTCTTTGAAAGAATGTCTGGAGATTTTGGGTTATACCTTACCGAATATTCAGGTGAAAGACGGAATTCTTGAAGACGAAAAGTATAAATATCTTTTCAGTGTAGAGAAAATTAATGAAGAAGTAAAAAATGGAAGTTCATTCCGTGATGCCTATGTAAAAGTAGGGCAGGAGATCGAAAACAATGAGTTCGATTTTGAAATAGGAAATCTAAATCATACCCATCAGGGAAGTATTGGGAATCTTTGTTTAGATAAGATAGAATATCAGTTTAATAAACTGAAAAACAAATTGTTGGGTTGA